One region of Deltaproteobacteria bacterium PRO3 genomic DNA includes:
- a CDS encoding ribbon-helix-helix protein, CopG family, translating into MEKSTITSISLPASLDKELTREAKREHRTKSGMIQEAIRFFLESRKWKLLQQDISLRASRLGIGSDDDIEKLIDEIRE; encoded by the coding sequence ATGGAAAAAAGCACGATCACCAGCATTTCCCTACCCGCCTCCCTGGACAAAGAGCTCACCCGAGAAGCCAAGCGTGAGCACCGGACGAAAAGCGGCATGATCCAAGAGGCGATCCGCTTTTTCCTGGAAAGCCGTAAGTGGAAACTCCTACAACAGGACATCTCCCTCCGTGCCAGCCGGCTCGGTATCGGGTCGGACGACGACATCGAAAAGCTGATCGACGAGATCCGTGAGTGA
- a CDS encoding putative toxin-antitoxin system toxin component, PIN family: MKIVLDTNVLLSALVFPGGPPEKILTMARLRELKLCISPDIFSELRKVLRLKFKYTEEEVEDFIERFRAFAQMVYPEDRLDLITRVDADNRILECAVHAKADFLVTGDKRDILPLKKIRSTIIVNPSQFLDYWSRKKA, from the coding sequence GTGAAGATTGTCCTGGATACCAACGTATTGCTTTCCGCCCTCGTCTTCCCGGGAGGGCCGCCGGAAAAAATCCTGACCATGGCAAGACTGAGGGAGCTGAAACTTTGTATTTCTCCGGATATTTTCTCGGAATTACGAAAGGTGCTGCGCCTAAAATTTAAATATACGGAAGAAGAGGTCGAAGATTTTATCGAGCGTTTCAGGGCCTTTGCTCAAATGGTCTATCCGGAAGATCGCTTGGATCTCATTACCCGAGTGGACGCCGACAACCGTATTTTGGAATGCGCGGTTCATGCCAAGGCCGATTTTTTGGTTACCGGCGACAAACGAGATATCCTTCCCTTAAAGAAAATCAGGTCCACGATCATCGTCAACCCAAGTCAGTTTTTGGATTATTGGAGCCGTAAAAAGGCATAA
- a CDS encoding MerR family transcriptional regulator — translation MKKESSPQRDPYASVIPDKVYFKIGEVADIVGVKPYVLRYWETEFPDIAPGKSKSKQRLYKRKEVELILRIRDLLYKEKFTIEGARKRLKELARKPRGKESGAPQLALALPVGETNEEGLREIKSKLQELAKILESM, via the coding sequence ATGAAGAAGGAATCCTCCCCACAGCGCGACCCCTACGCCTCGGTCATCCCCGACAAGGTGTATTTCAAGATCGGCGAGGTTGCCGACATCGTCGGGGTCAAGCCCTACGTGCTGCGCTATTGGGAGACCGAGTTTCCCGACATCGCGCCGGGGAAGAGCAAGAGCAAGCAGCGCCTCTACAAGCGCAAAGAGGTCGAATTGATCCTGCGGATCCGCGACCTGCTTTACAAAGAGAAGTTCACCATCGAGGGCGCGCGCAAGCGGCTCAAAGAGCTGGCCCGCAAGCCGCGCGGAAAAGAGTCGGGGGCGCCGCAGCTGGCCTTGGCCTTGCCCGTGGGCGAGACGAACGAGGAAGGGCTGCGGGAGATCAAAAGCAAGCTCCAGGAGCTTGCGAAGATCTTGGAAAGCATGTAG